In Acidobacteriota bacterium, the DNA window AACATACAGCATGCAATTCTCGCACTACGACGAACCTCCCAGAAGCATCAGTGAAATTGTCATAACAAAACTGCATGGGACTCATTAAATTTTGAATCAAGGAGGCGACCATGTCCAAGGAGAGATTTGAAAGGACGAAGCCGCACGTAAACATAGGGACGATCGGGCACGTTGATCACGGGAAGACGACATTGACGTCAGCGATCACGATGACGCTGGCGAA includes these proteins:
- a CDS encoding GTP-binding protein — its product is MSKERFERTKPHVNIGTIGHVDHGKTTLTSAITMTLA